The DNA window TGTGCCGTACGAGATCGAGCCTAATTTCATGCATGTCCAGTAGGAAAAGTTGACTTTGCGCGAGGAGGGCCGTAGCTTCGTACGCATGAGCCAGGGCCTCTACCTGATCCGGCGCCCGCACGTGGACCACGGCCACGTCGCCAGCGCGCAGTGTCGCTGATCACGCACCCAGGAACCCCTCTCTCCCCTCCCCGACGAGGAACCCAACCGTGATCAAGACCAGACATGCCCTCATGGCCGCGTTGCTGCCCGCCGTCCTGGCGGGCTGCGGCGGCGCCGAGGCGACCACCGGGACGACGGAGGTGAAGGTGCTGCGCTACCAGGGCAGCGCCGGCTCCGTCACCTACGCCGAACTGGCCGAGGAGCTCGGCTACCTCGGCGACGTCAAGCTCAAGTGGGTGGGCAACACCACCTCCGGCCCCCAGGACATCCAGTCGGCCGCCACCGGCCAGACCGACTTCGGCGGCGCCTTCAACGGCGCGATCGCCAAGCTCAAGGCCGCCGGGGCCCCCATCAAGGCCGTGGTCGGCTACTACGGCTCCGACCAGGACACCTTCAACGGCTACTACGTCAAGGACGACAGCCCGATCAGGACCGCCCGCGACCTCATCGGCAGGAAGATCGGCGTCAACACGCTCGGCGCGCACCACGAGGCCGTCATCAAGGAATACCTCAAGCGCGAGGGCCTGACCCCCGACGAGATCAAGCAGGTCCAGCTCGTGGTGATCCCGCCGGTCAACACCGAGCAGGCCGTCCGGCAGGGGCAGCTCGACGCGGGCACCCTCGGCGGCGTGCTCAGGGACAAGGCGCTCGCACGCGGCGGCCTCCGGCCGCTGTTCACCGACGTGGACCTGTTCGGCCCGTTCACCGCCGGCTCGATCGTGCTGCGCGAGGACTTCATCGCCGACAACCCGACGACGACCAGGACGTTCGTGACCGGCTTCGCCAAGGCCGTCGCCTGGGCGCAGACGCACTCGCGGGCCGAGGTCGTCGCCACCTTCGAACGGATCATCGCCGAGCGCGGGCGGAGCGAGAGCGCCGAGACCGTCCGCTTCTGGAAGAGCACCGGCATCGCCGGCAAGGGCGGCCTCATCGCCCCCCAGGAGTTCCGCACCTGGATCGACTGGCTGACCCGCGAGGGCGAGCTCCGCCCCGGCCAGGTCGACCCCGCCGACCTCTACACCAACGCGTTCAACCCCTACGCCGCAGGGAGCGCCTCATGACCGAGATCGGCATCCGCGACGTCACCAAGACCTTCCACGTCAGGGACGCCGCCGAGCCCTTCACCGCGCTGTCCGGGGTGAACCTCGACGTGCGCGCGGGCGAGTTCCTGGCGCTCGTCGGGCCGAGCGGCTGCGGCAAGTCCACCCTGCTCGACCTGGTCGCCGGGCTCACCCCGCCGACGTCCGGGCAGATCCTCATCGACGGCGACCACGTCACAGGACCCGGGCTCGACCGGGGCGTGGTCTTCCAGCAGTACGCGCTGTTCCCGTGGCGCACCGCGCAGGCGAACGTCGAGTTCGGCCTGGAGGCCAAGGCCGTGCCGAGGCGGGAGCGGGCGGCGCGGGCGCGCGAGCACCTGGCGCTGGTGGGCCTCGCCGGGTTCGAGGACCGCTACCCGCACGAGCTGTCCGGCGGCATGCGCCAGCGCGTCGCCATCGCCCGCAGCCTCGCCTTCGACCCCGACGTGCTGCTCATGGACGAGCCGTTCGCCGCGCTCGACGCGCAGACCCGCGAGTCGCTGCAGGAGGAGCTGGTCCGCGTCTGGCAGCACACCGGCAAGACCGTCATCTTCATCACCCACGGCATCGACGAGGCCGTCTACCTGGGGCAGCGGGTCGCCGTCATGACCTCGCGGCCCGGCCGGATCAAGGAGGTCGTGGAGGTCGCGTTCGACTCGCGCGAGGGCGACCTGCGCGCCGATCCGGCCTTCGGCGAGTACCGTCACCACATCTGGACGCTCCTGCGCGACGAGGTCGCAGCCGCGCAGGTGCAGGAGCGAGAGGTGGCGATCTCCCATGGCTGACGCCCGCGCCGCGCTGCCCGGCGACCTCCACTGGTACGACCTCCCCGACGACGAGGCCGACGAGGCCGACGACGGTGCCTCGCAGGAGGCGGCCCCCGCCGGGCGGCGGAGGTGGCTGCCGGCGTGGCTGCGCAGGGCGGGGGTCAACACGGCCGCCGTGCTGCTGCTCCTCGCCGCCTGGGAGATCCTGCCGAGGACCGGCGTCGTGGACCCGGTGTTCGTCCCCCCGCTCTCCGAGGACCTCGCCGCCTGGTACGACCTCCTCGTCACCGGCAGCCTCCCCGAGCATCTACGGGCGTCACTGGGCCGCTCGCTGGCCGGGTTCGGCCTGGCCGTCGTGCTCGCCATCCCGCTCGGGCTGCTCATCGGCTGGTACCGGCCGGTCGCCGACCTGCTGACGCCGCTGCTGGAGCTGTTCCGCAACACCTCGGCGGTGGCGCTGCTGCCGGTGTTCACGCTGATCCTCGGCATCGGCGAGCCCGCCAAGATCTCCTTCGTGCTGTACGCCTGCTCGTGGCCCGTCCTGCTCAACACGATCAGCGGCGTGAAGACCGTCGAGCCCCTGCTCGTCAAGTCCGCCAGGTCCATGGGCCTCGGGCCCGTCCGGCTGTTCCAGAAGGTCATCCTGCCCGCCGCCGTGCCCGCCATCTTCACCGGCGTACGGCTGGCCGGCGCGACCTCCATCCTCGTGCTGCTGTTCGCCGAGATGGTCGGCGCCAAGGCCGGCCTCGGCTACCTCATCCTCGACACCCAGTCCAGCTTCCGCATCCCCGACATGTACGCCGGGATCATCACCATCTCCGTCCTCGGCCTGCTGCTCAACCTGCTCCTGGTCGCCGCCGAGCGCCGCTTCTCCACCTGGAGGACCACGTGACGAGAAAGCTCCACCTCAACGCCTTCCTCATGGGCGTCGGCCACCACGAGGCCGCCTGGCGGCACCCGCGCACCGAGCCGGCCCGCCTCACCGACGTCCGGCACTACCAGGAGCTGGCCAGGATCGCCGAGCGCGGCACGCTCGACTCGGTGTTCCTCGCCGACGGGCTCGCCCTTCAGGGGCACGTCGCGCACAACGCGCTAGGCGGCCTC is part of the Nonomuraea coxensis DSM 45129 genome and encodes:
- a CDS encoding ABC transporter substrate-binding protein; translated protein: MIKTRHALMAALLPAVLAGCGGAEATTGTTEVKVLRYQGSAGSVTYAELAEELGYLGDVKLKWVGNTTSGPQDIQSAATGQTDFGGAFNGAIAKLKAAGAPIKAVVGYYGSDQDTFNGYYVKDDSPIRTARDLIGRKIGVNTLGAHHEAVIKEYLKREGLTPDEIKQVQLVVIPPVNTEQAVRQGQLDAGTLGGVLRDKALARGGLRPLFTDVDLFGPFTAGSIVLREDFIADNPTTTRTFVTGFAKAVAWAQTHSRAEVVATFERIIAERGRSESAETVRFWKSTGIAGKGGLIAPQEFRTWIDWLTREGELRPGQVDPADLYTNAFNPYAAGSAS
- a CDS encoding ABC transporter ATP-binding protein gives rise to the protein MTEIGIRDVTKTFHVRDAAEPFTALSGVNLDVRAGEFLALVGPSGCGKSTLLDLVAGLTPPTSGQILIDGDHVTGPGLDRGVVFQQYALFPWRTAQANVEFGLEAKAVPRRERAARAREHLALVGLAGFEDRYPHELSGGMRQRVAIARSLAFDPDVLLMDEPFAALDAQTRESLQEELVRVWQHTGKTVIFITHGIDEAVYLGQRVAVMTSRPGRIKEVVEVAFDSREGDLRADPAFGEYRHHIWTLLRDEVAAAQVQEREVAISHG
- a CDS encoding ABC transporter permease — encoded protein: MADARAALPGDLHWYDLPDDEADEADDGASQEAAPAGRRRWLPAWLRRAGVNTAAVLLLLAAWEILPRTGVVDPVFVPPLSEDLAAWYDLLVTGSLPEHLRASLGRSLAGFGLAVVLAIPLGLLIGWYRPVADLLTPLLELFRNTSAVALLPVFTLILGIGEPAKISFVLYACSWPVLLNTISGVKTVEPLLVKSARSMGLGPVRLFQKVILPAAVPAIFTGVRLAGATSILVLLFAEMVGAKAGLGYLILDTQSSFRIPDMYAGIITISVLGLLLNLLLVAAERRFSTWRTT